The sequence below is a genomic window from Desulfobulbus oligotrophicus.
GGCAAAAGAGAAAATAATTGCAGCTGGCGGGGTTATAAAGGAATAATCGATGAGTGGAATTGCCAGAGCCGCGAGTATACCTGAACTGCGCAAGAGGGTAATATTTACCCTCTTGATGCTGTTCGTATACCGAATGGGGGTGCAAATACCTACCCCTGGAATAAATGGGGAAGCCCTTGCAGCATTTTTTGAGCAAAATGCGAGTACCCTTTTTGGCATGTTCAACATGTTTTCAGGTGGGGCACTGGAAAATTTTTCCATTTTTGCCCTCGGCATCATGCCATACATTTCAGCATCGATTATAATTCAGTTGCTGACTGTTGTTGTCCCTCATCTGGAAGCCCTCTCCAAAGAAGGAGAGTCTGGTCGTAGAACCATCACCAAATATACTCGTTACGGTACAGTTCTTCTCTCTGTTGTACAGGGATTTTTTATTGCCAGTGGACTCGAAGGCATGACGAGTCCCAATGGTGTACCGATTGTCATTGATCCAAGTCTTCAATTCAAACTGTTAACGGTTTTAACCCTGACGTCAGGGACCGCTTTCATTATGTGGCTTGGTGAACAGATGACCGAACGGGGCATTGGTAACGGGATATCGATGATAATTTTTGCCGGTATCGTTGCCCGGATGCCTGCAGCGGTTGCTCACACTGTCGAGCTTATGCGGTCAGGAGAACTGTCTCTGCTCTTTTTGCCAGTCATCATCACCATGATGGCCATGGTCGTGGGACTTATCATTTTCATAGAAACTTCTCAACGACGTATACCTATTCAGTACGCAAAAAGAGTTGTCGGCAGGAGGGTATACGGTGGACAAAGTTCTCATCTGCCGATGAAAATTAATGTGTCAGGTGTTATACCACCGATTTTCGCCTCCTCAATCATGATGTTTCCAGCGACTATCGGCTCTTTTATTAAGATTGATTGGGTGCAGCAGGTGTCTGCTATCCTTTCTCCGGGCACAATTTTTTACTACATACTCTTTCTGACTCTGATTGTTTTCTTTTGTTTTTTCTATACGGCCGTTACCTTTAAGCCAGATGACGTTGCTGAAAATCTTAAAAAAAATGGCGGGTTTATACCTGGAATCCGACCCGGGAAAAAAACAGCTGAATTCCTCGACAAAGTTTTAGTCCGGATTACGGTTGTCGGCGCAGTATATCTTGGTACTGTGTGCATAATGCCAACCCTGCTCATCGAGAAGTTGAATGTTCCTTTTTACTTTGGAGGAACGGCCTTACTTATCGTTGTTGGGGTCTCCATTGATACCATCGCTCAAATTGAATCACACGTGGTAATGAGAAACTATGATGGCTTTATGAAATCAGGGCGGATCAAAGGGAGACGTTAGTTTATTGTGGTTGGATCAGAATCAAGCAACAGTATTACTTTAAAAACAGCAGAAGAGATTGAGCTGCTTTTTCATGCAAACCAGATTGTCGCCGGTGTACTACATCTGCTGGAACAGACAATTCAACCAGGTATTACCACTTTTCAGCTCGATAAACTAGCGGAGGAATTCTGTCATGATCATGATGGCATTCCAGCTTTCAAAGGGTACAGGGGATTTCCCGCAAGTCTTTGTGCTTCAGTCAATGAGGAAGTTGTGCATGGAATACCATCCAAGCGCAAGGTATTAAGAGAAGGTGATATAGTCTCCCTTGATTTCGGTGTACTCTATCAAGGCTTCTATGGTGATT
It includes:
- the secY gene encoding preprotein translocase subunit SecY; the encoded protein is MSGIARAASIPELRKRVIFTLLMLFVYRMGVQIPTPGINGEALAAFFEQNASTLFGMFNMFSGGALENFSIFALGIMPYISASIIIQLLTVVVPHLEALSKEGESGRRTITKYTRYGTVLLSVVQGFFIASGLEGMTSPNGVPIVIDPSLQFKLLTVLTLTSGTAFIMWLGEQMTERGIGNGISMIIFAGIVARMPAAVAHTVELMRSGELSLLFLPVIITMMAMVVGLIIFIETSQRRIPIQYAKRVVGRRVYGGQSSHLPMKINVSGVIPPIFASSIMMFPATIGSFIKIDWVQQVSAILSPGTIFYYILFLTLIVFFCFFYTAVTFKPDDVAENLKKNGGFIPGIRPGKKTAEFLDKVLVRITVVGAVYLGTVCIMPTLLIEKLNVPFYFGGTALLIVVGVSIDTIAQIESHVVMRNYDGFMKSGRIKGRR